In one Cervus elaphus chromosome 9, mCerEla1.1, whole genome shotgun sequence genomic region, the following are encoded:
- the LOC122700653 gene encoding male-enhanced antigen 1-like → MAAVVLGGDTVGPERIFPNQTEELGPHQGPTEGTGDWSSEEPEEEQEETGAGPDGYSYQPLNQDPEEEEVELAPVGDGEDVVADIQDRIQALGLHLPDPPLESEDEDEQGATALNNHSSIPMDPEHVELVKRMMAGISLPAPGVPAWAREISDAQWEDVVQKALQAQQAAPAWK, encoded by the coding sequence ATGGCAGCAGTAGTTCTAGGAGGAGACACCGTGGGTCCTGAACGTATCTTCCCCAATCAGACTGAGGAACTCGGGCCACATCAGGGCCCCACGGAAGGCACTGGGGATTGGAGCAGTGAGGAACCAGAGGAAGAACAAGAGGAAACAGGGGCAGGACCAGATGGCTACTCCTACCAGCCTCTGAACCAAGATCCTGAAGAAGAGGAGGTGGAACTAGCACCAGTGGGGGATGGAGAAGATGTAGTTGCTGATATCCAGGATCGGATCCAGGCCCTGGGACTTCATTTGCCGGACCCACCGCTAGAAAGTGAGGATGAAGATGAGCAGGGAGCTACAGCATTGAACAACCATAGCTCTATTCCCATGGACCCAGAACATGTAGAGCTGGTGAAAAGGATGATGGCTGGCATAAGCCTGCCTGCACCAGGGGTTCCTGCCTGGGCTCGTGAGATATCAGATGCCCAGTGGGAAGATGTGGTACAGAAGGCCCTCCAAGCCCAGCAGGCTGCCCCTGCCTGGAAGTGA